The following nucleotide sequence is from Sulfurospirillum arsenophilum NBRC 109478.
GCGGCAAAGTCCAGTAATGTTCTCACTGAGGACTGGATTGCGTTTGTGGGGCATTGCAGAGCTTCCTTTTTGTCCTTTTTCAAAGAACTCTTCACATTCATACACTTCAGTACGTTGATAGTGGCGAACAGCAACCGCAATTTTCTCACAACTTGAAGCTAAAAGAGCAAGTGCATTCATTAACGCTGCATAACGATCGCGTTGAATGACTTGGTTTGAAACAGGAGCAGGTGTGAGCCCAAGGTCTTCACATACATACTCTTCAAGTTCAATTGGGGAGTGAGCCATATTTCCCATAGCGCCACTGATTTGCCCTACTGAAATGACTTCCATAACATTTTCAAGATTTTTGAGACTTCGTTTGATCTCTTCGTACCAAATAGCAAGAACCAAACCAAAAGTGATAGGCTCACCATGAATGCCATGACTTCGTCCAACCATCAGCGTCATCTTGTGTTCCATTGCTCTAGTTTTTAAAGATTCCATCAATGTTTTGACATCGTCAATAATTACATGTAAAGAATCACGCATTTGAAGTGCAACTGCCGTATCGATACAATCAGAACTGGTCATGCCATAATGTACCCATCTGCTTTCTTCTCCAAGGCTGTCTGCAACACTGGTTAAAAAAGCAATAACATCATGCCTTGTTACTTTTTCAATTTCATCAATTCTGTCAATATTAAATTTGGCATTCTTAACAATTTTTTCACAATCGACATCTGGAATGAGCCCTAGTTTATTCCACGCTTTAGTTGCGGCCTTTTCGACTTTGAGCCATGCGTCGTATTTTGCCTCAATTGTCCAATGCTTTTTCATCTCTTCTCTTGCGTAGCGCTCTACCATTTTCATTCCTTGTCTATTTTGTGATTTTTCTGTGATAAAATACGGTGAATTTATCTATGGAATCGTGTTTTATTTGATTCTTTATTTTAACAATATAGGACTAAAAAAGGGTTGAATTTTGGCGTATACTTTGAAAAAGTTTGTTCTTGAAGAACCAACACTTGCCTTTCGCTTCTTAATGGATACCTTTGATATCAGCATGGGTGAAGCACAAAAGATGGTTGATAAAAGGCGAGTGTTTGTAGAAGAAGAGCAACTTCTGAAAAAATCAGCTCTGATTGTGGGTAATATTGGTGTTGTTGTCTTTGAAGGTAATCCCAAAGGCTTATTGCCAGTTTTTGAGACGGAAGATTTTGCAGTGTTTGAAAAACCTAGTGGGGTTATGATGCATCCTCGAAAACGAAGTGATGGATATACACTTAATGACGAGATTAAATCACTTTACGGTAAAGATGCCAATGCGGCACATCGTATTGATAAAAGTACGAGTGGTTTGGTGTTAGTCGGAAAACATAAACAAGCCGAAATTGATCTCAAGCGCATCTTTGCAACAAGGCAAGTTCAAAAGAGTTACTTAGCTTTGGTTCATGGTAAAATTGATGACATGATTATGATAGATGAGAAACTAAAACGCGATGTGGAAACAAGTCAAATCCGTCTTAAAGTCCATGTAGATGAAAGAGGAAAAGCTTCTCAAACCAAGATAACGCCCCTACACTATTTCGCAGATAAAAATGCTACGTTGGTTGAGGCTATTCCTTATACCGGAAGACAGCATCAGATTAGAGTTCATTTGTTCCACGTGAAACATCACATTGTTGGTGATCCAATTTATGGTATTGATGAATCTTATGCTGAAAAGTTTTTAGATGGTTTAATGAGTGTGGAAGAGCAATTGGAAATCACTCAAAGTTCACGTCTTCTTTTACATGCACAAACACTTGCATTTGAGTATAAAGGTATTCCTTATAAGATTGAATCAAAATTTGATGCGAAAACGATATTTTACAACTTAATGAAAGGATAGAAATGAAAACAGTTATTTTAGATGGTGTAAGAGTTGCCCCCAGTAAAGTAGTATGTATTGGACGAAATTATGTTGAACATATTAAAGAGTTGAACAATGAGGTCCCTACTTCCATGGTTTTGTTTATGAAACCTAACGCTGCGCTAAGCAGTGAGCTCATAACAGGTGCAATAACACCTCTTCATTATGAAGGAGAAATATCTTTTTTAATAAAGAAAGGAAAGATTGCAGCTGTTGCTTTTGGGCTGGACTTGACTAACCGTGAACTTCAAAGTGAGCTCAAAGGAAAAGGCTTACCATGGGAGCGTGCAAAGGCTTTTGATGGTGCAGCTGTTATGAGTCAGTTTGTAAGTATTGAAGAATACAATATTGATAAACTCTCAATGCAATTATGGATTAATGATGTGTTAGTTCAAGAGGGAAATATTGATCTAATGATTCATAAACCTCTTTCTATTATCAAAGAGATTAACTCATTTTCAACACTTATTGATAACGATATTGTTATGAGCGGTACCCCAAAAGGTGTTGGAAGTTATGTGAAAGGCGATAAATTTGTAGGTAAGATTTTTGTTGCAGACAGAGAAATTATTTCCAAAGAATGGATAGCTAAATAAAATCAAAAGAGCTTTACATGTAAAGCTCTTACTTCTCTTTTTTAAAGAGGACTGTCACCAATCCACCTACTCCTACGATAACAACAATAATTAAAAATCCAAGTTGAAAAAGATCAAGCATTGTCATTTTTTTGCTCCTTATCTTTTAGTTGACCACATGCCGCACTGATATCCAAACCTTTGGATTGACGAATAGTACAAAGTACTCCATGATCTACAAGATACTGTTGAAAAGCAACCATATCTTTCTCTAATGGACGTCCAAATTCACTTCCTGGATGTGGGTTAAAATAGATAAGATTGACTTTCGATTTTATGCCATGTAGGAGCTTCACCAGCTTCTTTGCACTCTTTTGGTCATCATTTACCCCTTTCATCACTAAGTATTCAAACATGACGCGTTTACGTGCATCTATGGGGAAAGCTTTGACGGCATTAATAATCGACTCAATATTATAGGCTTTATTGATAGGCATTAATTTTTGTCGTAGATCATCATCAACAGCGTGTAGTGAAATTGCTAACAGTACCCCTAAATCCATAAGACCAAGTTTTTCGATTTGTGCACTAAGTCCACTGGTAGAAATAGTTTGTCTTCGTGGAGAGATAGAAAGACCATCAAGATCGTTAAAAATACGCACTGCTTTGCTCACGTTAGTAAGATTGTCCAATGGTTCACCCATTCCCATATAAACAATATTAACACGCCTGTTTTCGGCAATAGCATTATCTCTTTTAATCATTAGAATTTGGGTTGTTATTTCACCGGCTGTTAAGTTACGTTTGAATCCACTTTTTCCTGTAAGGCAAAAGGCGCACCCTATTTTACACCCTACTTGAGAAGATATACAGATGGTATAGCGCGTATGATGAAGAAGTTTACCCTCTTCATCTGTTTGTTCTTGCTTCATGGGTAGGAGAACCGATTCTACTGTGTTGCCATCTTTAAGTGAAAATAGGTATTTTTTACTGCCATCCCTACTCTCTTCAACTTTGACGATCATAAGTGGATCAAGATAGTATGTTGAATTGAGTTGTTCTTTAAGCTCTTTTGGTAGATTTTTCATTTCATCAAAAGAAGTAACATATTTTTGATAAAGCCATTGATAAATTTGCTTCGCTCTAAATGCAGGTTTAATAACTTCTGATAACTCATCTTTCGAGAGATCAAATATATTTTGTTTTTCCATAATTCCTCAAATTTTTTATTTTAGTTCTTTCTGAACTTTGAACACGCATTTAAAGCAAAGCTTCAAATGCTACACTAACGCTTAGTTTTCTTCGGCAGAAAGCCCAAGCACGTCGTGCTTTATATTTTGCTTTACAAGATGCAGATTTTTTTTACATGTAAAGCAATTAACTCTTTAGCTTTAGCATGGTTTTTTATAAAATCATTATGTGCATTTTCATTGCAATAATTAGTAACCACAAAAAGGCCAGAACAAGGTATATTGAATTGATTGGCAACGCTTACAATCGAGAAGAACTCCATATTTTCTAACTCAATATTTTTTTCAAGCATTTTATTTGCTAAGGTAACATCCGTAGTAATGTAATTACTTGAATTGATAATAGGCGATGGATGATTTGTTCCACGTGAAACATAAATATTGTCTGCCTCAATTTGATTTTTTAAAGGAGTGTAGCACTGATTTTGTAAATAACCAAGTTCAATATTGGTAGCACTATGACTGTAAATTAGGTCTAAAGGTTGGTAACTGCCATAACTCCCTGCTGTTCCAATAAAAAATAAAAAAGCAGGTTTCTCTTCAAGTACAAGTTGGGTTAAGTTGATAGCGCTTTCTATAAGTCCAACACCAATCGGTTTAGCAAAATCAAATGTTTCATTTCGCCCAGCACAGAGAATCATATTCGTACTGCGATTCCCTCATGTCTGAGGTAACGTTTAAGATCCATAATATCAATCTCTTTAAAGTGAAAAATAGAAGCAGCAAGCGCTGCATCAGCACCATTTAAGAACGCATCTTTAATGTGCTCCATTGTCCCTGCCCCACCACTAGCAATGACAGGAATATCAAGCATGTTACTCATTTGAGAAGTAAGTGGAATGTCATAGCCATTTTTTGCACCATCACAATCCATAGATGTTAAGAGTATTTCACCTGCCCCTCGCTCTTGAGCCTCTTTTGCCCAAGCCAGTGCATCAAGACCCGTATCGATTCTGCCACCATTGATAAAAACATGCCATGAATCACCCATACGTTTAGCATCAATAGCTACAACAATACATTGTGAACCAAAACGTTTAGATGATTCATCTATAAAATGTGGATTAGCGATTGCTGGAGAATTGATGCTCACTTTATCGCATCCTACATGTAAAAGTCGGTAAATGTCTTCCAGTGTTCGTATACCTCCACCAACAGTAAGTGGTATAAAAACTTCGCGAGCTACTTTTTCAACAATATCAACAATTGTTCCGCGTCCTTCATGGCTAGCCGTAATATCTAAAAAAGTGAGTTCATCCGCGCCTTCATCATTGTATCGTTTTGCTATTTCAACAGGATCACCTGCATCTTTAAGTCCAACAAAATTAACACCCTTAACAACGCGTCCATTTTTGACGTCTAGGCAAGGGATAATACGCTTAGCGAAATGCTCCATAAGGCTCTCTTTTATAGATAAATATAAGCATAAATGATAGCAAAAGAATTAAAAAAAACTTCTGAAAATAGAGATTAATTAAGCGTATAACTCTTTTATAAGTAAAGATTAGCTACAATCGGTTAAATTTTAGAAAATAGGCGTGCAAATTGATAGAGGCAAAGAAGAAATTTGGCCAAAATTTTTTAAAAGATAGTAGTGTTTTAAGTAAAATCATCCAAGCGATGCCCCGAAATGATCGAAAACTCGTTGAGATAGGGCCTGGCTTAGGTGATTTGACGCAAGAACTACTGAAGGTTAAGCCTTTAGTAGCATACGAGGTCGATGAAGACTTGTGCGTTTATTTGAGAAAAAAATTCTCAAAAGAGATAGATGAGGGGAGCCTAACATTGGTCCACGCCGATGTTTTAAGCCAATTTGAAAAGGGTTCATTGCTCAACGAACCTTATGATTTGGTGGCGAATTTACCCTATTATATTGCGACAACCATTATTTTGGACGCTTTAGAAGATCCTTATTGTAAATCAATGGAGGTGATGGTTCAAAAAGAGGTTGCAGAGAAATTTGCAGCATCTCCAAAGACCAAAGAATTTACTTCTTTAGCAATTTTAGCCCAAAGTGTTGGCGTTGCAAAACTACTTTTTGATGTAGATCCAACATCGTTTGATCCGCAGCCTAAAGTTGTATCTTCTATTCTCAAGATTGACAAACAAAAAGAGTTTGTTGAAGGGTCATTTTCGGGTATTTTTGAAACCAAAGAGGAATTGCAAAAATTTAAAAAATATTTGCGCTGTTCGTTTCAAAGTCCACGAAAAACTTGGTTGAAAAATATTTCTTCTGAGTTTGATAAGCAGTCTGTGCAAGATTTGATGCAGATGCAAAATCTCCCTGCAACCATTCGTCCTCATGAAATAAGCGTCTTGTCTCATCATCTACTATTTAAACATTTAAGGTTGAATGATGCAAGAAAACGAAGTAACGCAACAACAGAACAACAGTAACGAAAAGCCTCAGGAGAGTACTCCAAAACCTGCTGGGCAACCCAAACAAAACCCTCATCCTAATAACAAAAAACAGGTGAGCCAAAATCCACAAACAAATGTACCAAAAGAGACTTCTGGAGAGACAACTACGGGTGAAAAAAAGCCACGTAATAACAGAAGACGCAAAAGTAACAAATCTCCTACAGCTTCTATAGAGGGTAATGAGCCTTGGCAGAGAGATATGAAAAAGGCTATCGAAGCTAATCAAAAAATGCATAAAGATAGGCTCAATCGCTCTAACCTTATTGACCAAGTGTCTAAAGGAAAGATTAAAATCACTCCACTTGGAGGACTTGGTGAAATCGGTGGGAATATCTGTGTTTTTGAAACAGACACTTCCGCCATTAT
It contains:
- the rsmA gene encoding 16S rRNA (adenine(1518)-N(6)/adenine(1519)-N(6))-dimethyltransferase RsmA, which gives rise to MIEAKKKFGQNFLKDSSVLSKIIQAMPRNDRKLVEIGPGLGDLTQELLKVKPLVAYEVDEDLCVYLRKKFSKEIDEGSLTLVHADVLSQFEKGSLLNEPYDLVANLPYYIATTIILDALEDPYCKSMEVMVQKEVAEKFAASPKTKEFTSLAILAQSVGVAKLLFDVDPTSFDPQPKVVSSILKIDKQKEFVEGSFSGIFETKEELQKFKKYLRCSFQSPRKTWLKNISSEFDKQSVQDLMQMQNLPATIRPHEISVLSHHLLFKHLRLNDARKRSNATTEQQ
- the rlmN gene encoding 23S rRNA (adenine(2503)-C(2))-methyltransferase RlmN, whose protein sequence is MEKQNIFDLSKDELSEVIKPAFRAKQIYQWLYQKYVTSFDEMKNLPKELKEQLNSTYYLDPLMIVKVEESRDGSKKYLFSLKDGNTVESVLLPMKQEQTDEEGKLLHHTRYTICISSQVGCKIGCAFCLTGKSGFKRNLTAGEITTQILMIKRDNAIAENRRVNIVYMGMGEPLDNLTNVSKAVRIFNDLDGLSISPRRQTISTSGLSAQIEKLGLMDLGVLLAISLHAVDDDLRQKLMPINKAYNIESIINAVKAFPIDARKRVMFEYLVMKGVNDDQKSAKKLVKLLHGIKSKVNLIYFNPHPGSEFGRPLEKDMVAFQQYLVDHGVLCTIRQSKGLDISAACGQLKDKEQKNDNA
- a CDS encoding RluA family pseudouridine synthase; this translates as MAYTLKKFVLEEPTLAFRFLMDTFDISMGEAQKMVDKRRVFVEEEQLLKKSALIVGNIGVVVFEGNPKGLLPVFETEDFAVFEKPSGVMMHPRKRSDGYTLNDEIKSLYGKDANAAHRIDKSTSGLVLVGKHKQAEIDLKRIFATRQVQKSYLALVHGKIDDMIMIDEKLKRDVETSQIRLKVHVDERGKASQTKITPLHYFADKNATLVEAIPYTGRQHQIRVHLFHVKHHIVGDPIYGIDESYAEKFLDGLMSVEEQLEITQSSRLLLHAQTLAFEYKGIPYKIESKFDAKTIFYNLMKG
- the purB gene encoding adenylosuccinate lyase, which produces MVERYAREEMKKHWTIEAKYDAWLKVEKAATKAWNKLGLIPDVDCEKIVKNAKFNIDRIDEIEKVTRHDVIAFLTSVADSLGEESRWVHYGMTSSDCIDTAVALQMRDSLHVIIDDVKTLMESLKTRAMEHKMTLMVGRSHGIHGEPITFGLVLAIWYEEIKRSLKNLENVMEVISVGQISGAMGNMAHSPIELEEYVCEDLGLTPAPVSNQVIQRDRYAALMNALALLASSCEKIAVAVRHYQRTEVYECEEFFEKGQKGSSAMPHKRNPVLSENITGLCRMIRSYAIPAMENVALWHERDISHSSVERFILPDGFITTDFMLNRLNSVISKLVVYPDNMMRNLNLTGGLVFSQRILLELPLKNVSREDAYKIVQRNAMKVWEDLQHGKPALNSEGESLYLQNLLGDEDLRAKLSESEIRECFDYSYYTKNVDKIFQRVFK
- a CDS encoding fumarylacetoacetate hydrolase family protein; translation: MKTVILDGVRVAPSKVVCIGRNYVEHIKELNNEVPTSMVLFMKPNAALSSELITGAITPLHYEGEISFLIKKGKIAAVAFGLDLTNRELQSELKGKGLPWERAKAFDGAAVMSQFVSIEEYNIDKLSMQLWINDVLVQEGNIDLMIHKPLSIIKEINSFSTLIDNDIVMSGTPKGVGSYVKGDKFVGKIFVADREIISKEWIAK
- a CDS encoding phosphorylase family protein encodes the protein MILCAGRNETFDFAKPIGVGLIESAINLTQLVLEEKPAFLFFIGTAGSYGSYQPLDLIYSHSATNIELGYLQNQCYTPLKNQIEADNIYVSRGTNHPSPIINSSNYITTDVTLANKMLEKNIELENMEFFSIVSVANQFNIPCSGLFVVTNYCNENAHNDFIKNHAKAKELIALHVKKICIL
- the hisF gene encoding imidazole glycerol phosphate synthase subunit HisF — its product is MEHFAKRIIPCLDVKNGRVVKGVNFVGLKDAGDPVEIAKRYNDEGADELTFLDITASHEGRGTIVDIVEKVAREVFIPLTVGGGIRTLEDIYRLLHVGCDKVSINSPAIANPHFIDESSKRFGSQCIVVAIDAKRMGDSWHVFINGGRIDTGLDALAWAKEAQERGAGEILLTSMDCDGAKNGYDIPLTSQMSNMLDIPVIASGGAGTMEHIKDAFLNGADAALAASIFHFKEIDIMDLKRYLRHEGIAVRI